One region of uncultured Methanolobus sp. genomic DNA includes:
- the ccsA gene encoding cytochrome c biogenesis protein CcsA produces MNFGMILVWIAFICGLGATFASIRYYAASNRKSRETTKKLEIACTLAVTLSSMILIIHLLGVNASYEYVYNHSSTDLSWFYRISAFWAGQQGSLLLWAWAILMMLMFVRYTGHTKEMTESKLMDITTMVTMAIASVFLILLVIDNPFSAFRVLPSGSIEATNWNPFVTLYDVPYGQGMNPLLRNPWMAVHPPMLFLGYAAFTIPFAAAIANLITKDSHWTLISRDWMRIAWLFLTLGIGLGGFWAYEVLGWGAWYWTWDPVETSSLIPWITATAYLHAQSRSRYGEYEFLAPLLAVVSFILVIFATFVTRSGIWASVHSWQDFTTEGLIIAIFLVILTGSSIFLLGKRYLEEN; encoded by the coding sequence TTGAATTTTGGAATGATACTTGTATGGATTGCCTTCATATGTGGACTGGGTGCTACATTTGCTTCAATCCGATATTATGCAGCTTCTAACAGGAAATCAAGGGAAACTACAAAGAAACTGGAAATAGCCTGTACGCTTGCTGTCACACTCTCGTCCATGATTCTAATTATACACCTATTGGGTGTTAATGCATCCTATGAATATGTGTATAATCACTCCAGCACTGACCTCTCATGGTTCTACCGCATATCCGCATTTTGGGCAGGCCAGCAGGGCTCCCTGCTGCTCTGGGCCTGGGCAATCCTTATGATGCTTATGTTCGTACGCTACACAGGCCATACAAAAGAAATGACAGAATCAAAGTTGATGGACATTACCACAATGGTAACCATGGCAATTGCATCCGTATTCCTGATACTGCTTGTAATAGACAATCCATTTTCAGCTTTCAGGGTTCTGCCCTCAGGTTCCATAGAAGCTACAAACTGGAACCCCTTTGTTACACTCTATGATGTGCCCTACGGCCAGGGAATGAACCCTCTTCTAAGAAATCCATGGATGGCTGTCCATCCACCAATGCTTTTTCTGGGATATGCAGCATTCACTATCCCCTTTGCTGCTGCTATAGCCAACCTCATTACAAAAGACAGCCATTGGACACTAATCTCAAGGGACTGGATGAGAATCGCATGGCTTTTCCTCACACTTGGAATTGGTCTTGGAGGATTCTGGGCATACGAAGTACTCGGATGGGGAGCATGGTACTGGACATGGGACCCTGTGGAAACATCCTCACTGATACCATGGATAACTGCCACAGCATACCTTCACGCACAATCGCGTTCAAGATATGGGGAATATGAATTTCTGGCACCATTACTTGCGGTTGTATCCTTCATACTTGTGATATTCGCAACCTTTGTAACAAGAAGCGGTATATGGGCCTCTGTACACTCATGGCAGGATTTCACAACAGAAGGACTCATTATAGCTATTTTCCTTGTGATTCTTACAGGAAGCAGCATATTCCTTCTTGGCAAGAGATATCTTGAAGAGAACTAA
- a CDS encoding cytochrome c-type biogenesis CcmF C-terminal domain-containing protein: MKNKIPNLATSNTMLATVVTFLLLATIITMGMLTPLIAKLANGVDLSLDPGYYNTRSAIPVAALVLLLSTCMLTGYVDKKYIVPVVAGSALLSIIFAVISPFRNTPIDISLPILIVALLATFYRIYRMVSGKQNVATKDKIKKISAHAIHVGILMILLGIVLSSNMKMEGSAILSSGSDEIISFGGQHYQLKMNSMNSYYNGEAFRNYPASSYTTEVIFDIYKDGSYFKSGKVNYITDFKWGQTYTTTYINRGLTEELFIAPRAIDESAGEIDLYMRTVPFINCLWGGIYLMVIDIIALLFTDRGNKEAIHSSNIASEKTIPDAGDNEDKYDRMLQQEIEKRKAKRMKDKR, encoded by the coding sequence ATGAAAAACAAAATACCGAACCTGGCAACCAGTAACACCATGCTTGCGACTGTTGTCACTTTTCTTTTACTGGCAACTATCATCACAATGGGAATGCTGACTCCCCTTATCGCAAAGCTTGCAAACGGTGTGGACCTGAGTCTTGACCCCGGATATTATAACACCAGATCCGCAATTCCCGTTGCTGCACTTGTACTGCTTCTGAGCACATGCATGCTTACCGGATATGTAGATAAAAAGTATATTGTTCCTGTAGTAGCAGGTTCAGCATTGCTTTCAATCATTTTTGCAGTAATCTCACCTTTTAGAAATACTCCAATCGACATTTCCCTGCCAATACTGATAGTAGCCCTCCTGGCAACCTTCTACCGCATATACAGAATGGTTTCTGGTAAGCAGAATGTTGCAACGAAAGACAAAATAAAAAAAATTAGCGCACATGCCATTCATGTTGGAATACTGATGATCCTGCTTGGAATAGTACTCAGCTCCAATATGAAAATGGAAGGTTCAGCAATTCTTAGTTCAGGTTCCGATGAAATAATAAGCTTTGGTGGCCAGCACTATCAGCTTAAGATGAACAGTATGAATTCATATTACAACGGAGAAGCTTTCAGAAACTATCCTGCATCATCTTACACCACAGAGGTTATTTTTGATATTTACAAGGATGGCAGCTATTTCAAAAGTGGAAAAGTCAACTACATCACCGATTTCAAGTGGGGACAAACCTACACAACCACTTACATAAATCGCGGACTCACCGAGGAACTGTTCATAGCTCCAAGAGCCATTGACGAATCTGCCGGTGAAATAGACCTTTACATGAGAACTGTCCCGTTCATCAACTGTCTCTGGGGCGGAATCTACCTCATGGTGATAGATATCATCGCCCTACTTTTCACTGATCGTGGAAACAAAGAAGCAATTCATTCCAGTAACATAGCATCAGAAAAAACCATTCCTGATGCCGGAGACAATGAAGACAAATATGACCGCATGCTTCAGCAGGAAATAGAGAAGCGCAAAGCAAAAAGAATGAAGGACAAAAGGTGA
- a CDS encoding CDP-2,3-bis-(O-geranylgeranyl)-sn-glycerol synthase: MIITAVWLMLPAYIPNSMAAVFGGGRPIDAGRTMSDGRRMLGDGKTWRGLIAGTICGMLLGMLQMYYLSRSSSIYGVELPSFGEGISALLVIFTLAFGSLLGDMSMSYFKRRMGFKRGAALPGVDQLDFVMGAWLLTLITSPAWFLGNFTSGIVLTLLIITPLLHFVTNVIGYFIGVKNEPW, encoded by the coding sequence ATAATCATCACTGCTGTCTGGCTGATGCTTCCTGCATATATACCTAATTCCATGGCTGCTGTTTTTGGTGGTGGCCGTCCTATAGATGCTGGCAGAACGATGTCCGATGGACGCCGTATGCTAGGGGATGGAAAGACATGGCGTGGTCTTATTGCAGGTACAATATGCGGAATGTTACTGGGCATGTTGCAGATGTATTATCTTAGTAGAAGCAGCAGTATATATGGTGTTGAGTTGCCATCCTTCGGGGAAGGTATTAGTGCTCTGCTTGTGATATTCACCCTTGCATTCGGCTCGCTTTTGGGTGATATGTCTATGAGTTACTTCAAACGCAGGATGGGGTTTAAGAGAGGTGCTGCTCTGCCAGGTGTTGACCAGCTTGATTTTGTCATGGGTGCATGGCTGCTGACATTAATAACATCGCCTGCATGGTTTTTGGGTAACTTCACTTCTGGAATTGTTCTCACTTTGCTTATCATAACTCCTCTGTTGCATTTTGTAACAAACGTTATTGGTTACTTCATCGGGGTAAAGAATGAACCCTGGTAA
- the pyrE gene encoding orotate phosphoribosyltransferase, with product MSDGNGKRTLIDALKACGAVKFGDFTLASGKKSSYYIDIKKASTDPKTLKVIAKEAGKVIKGMDLAAVGGVVLGGVPLATAVSMETDLPLILIRKSEKEYGTGGRFVGDFKEGSKILLLEDVTTSGGSVMDAIVAIREAGAVVDRVITVVDRESGAEKSLSDIGVKLVPLVRASDLI from the coding sequence ATGTCTGATGGGAATGGCAAACGTACATTAATTGATGCATTAAAGGCATGTGGCGCAGTTAAATTTGGAGACTTCACCCTTGCTTCAGGAAAGAAGAGCAGCTATTATATTGATATTAAAAAGGCAAGCACGGATCCTAAGACCTTAAAGGTAATAGCAAAGGAAGCAGGCAAGGTCATAAAGGGCATGGACCTTGCTGCTGTTGGTGGCGTTGTGCTTGGTGGTGTTCCACTTGCGACTGCAGTTTCAATGGAGACTGATCTTCCACTTATACTCATTCGTAAGTCTGAGAAAGAGTATGGTACAGGCGGACGCTTTGTTGGAGATTTCAAGGAAGGATCAAAGATACTGCTTCTTGAGGATGTGACTACCAGCGGTGGTTCTGTGATGGATGCTATTGTGGCAATTCGTGAAGCAGGAGCTGTGGTTGACAGGGTTATTACAGTTGTTGACCGTGAGTCCGGAGCTGAAAAGAGCCTGAGTGATATCGGTGTGAAACTTGTCCCTCTTGTCAGGGCAAGTGATCTCATCTGA
- the purD gene encoding phosphoribosylamine--glycine ligase produces the protein MNILVVGGGGREHAIVAAIERSRQDPSIYAAMSKKNPGIAALCEDYLLEKETNVEKVVEYAVSKNVELVVVGPEAPLSVALADALEEKGISVASPKQKVAQLEFDKAWARNFMRNNNIAGCPVFDVFTDKAAMDAFIDELGNVAIKPAGLTGGKGVKVMGDQLPDLKAAKKYAASLLDMGSVVVEENLVGEEFTLQAFVDGKNLAFMPTVQDHKRAFENDLGPNTGGMGSYNAAGEILPFLTADDVESSKQIMKDTIKALYKETGQEYKGTLYGQFMITKDGPKVIEFNARFGDPEAMNVLPLLESDYVDVLAAMASGTLDKIEVKFSSKATVCKYAVPAGYPDDPTKDREVTVGDIGDAILFYSSVYEKDGKVYTTGSRAVAVVGVADSIEEAEEIAQNALENLSGDLHYRSDIGKEFLIQRRIDHMNEIRGQ, from the coding sequence ATGAATATACTAGTAGTTGGTGGCGGCGGAAGAGAGCATGCTATCGTGGCAGCGATTGAACGTAGCAGGCAAGACCCGTCCATCTATGCGGCGATGTCAAAGAAGAACCCAGGCATTGCTGCTCTTTGTGAAGATTATCTCCTTGAGAAGGAGACAAACGTTGAGAAAGTTGTCGAGTATGCTGTTTCTAAGAACGTTGAGCTTGTTGTTGTTGGTCCAGAGGCTCCTCTTTCAGTGGCCCTTGCAGATGCTCTTGAGGAAAAAGGTATCAGCGTTGCAAGTCCCAAGCAGAAGGTTGCACAGCTTGAGTTCGATAAGGCATGGGCACGTAACTTCATGAGGAACAACAATATTGCAGGCTGCCCTGTTTTCGATGTTTTCACAGATAAGGCTGCAATGGATGCTTTTATTGATGAGCTTGGAAATGTTGCTATTAAGCCTGCAGGACTTACAGGTGGTAAAGGTGTCAAGGTAATGGGTGACCAATTACCTGACCTTAAAGCTGCAAAGAAGTATGCAGCAAGTCTTCTTGACATGGGAAGCGTTGTTGTTGAAGAGAACCTCGTTGGTGAGGAGTTCACACTTCAGGCTTTTGTTGACGGAAAGAACCTTGCTTTCATGCCAACAGTTCAGGATCATAAGAGGGCATTTGAGAATGATCTTGGGCCAAATACCGGTGGAATGGGTTCTTACAACGCAGCAGGTGAGATACTTCCATTCCTGACTGCAGATGATGTTGAGAGTTCAAAGCAGATAATGAAGGACACAATCAAGGCACTTTACAAGGAGACCGGGCAGGAGTATAAGGGAACACTCTACGGTCAGTTCATGATTACAAAGGACGGCCCGAAAGTAATTGAGTTCAATGCACGTTTCGGTGACCCGGAGGCAATGAACGTATTGCCTCTGCTGGAGTCTGATTATGTTGATGTGCTGGCTGCAATGGCAAGCGGTACACTTGACAAAATTGAAGTGAAGTTCAGCAGCAAGGCAACAGTGTGTAAGTATGCTGTTCCTGCAGGTTATCCTGATGATCCTACAAAGGACAGGGAAGTCACTGTGGGCGACATTGGTGATGCAATTCTTTTCTATTCAAGTGTTTACGAGAAGGATGGAAAGGTTTACACCACAGGTTCAAGGGCTGTTGCTGTTGTGGGCGTTGCTGATTCAATAGAAGAGGCAGAAGAGATCGCCCAAAATGCTCTGGAGAATCTTTCCGGTGACCTTCA